The stretch of DNA GAGAAGCTGATTGATGCTACATACGGCAGGCGAACGAGAGCGGTGATTATGATGGATAGCGGGCATGTTATTTTGTCGGCTGTTCAGCCGGAAACGGTGGCGCAGCGCATTATTTCTAAAGAGGAAGAAACAGAAGAAGGGTTGGGAAAACCATGAAGGAAAAAGGGCTGCTGATCGTTCTATCAGGACCTTCAGGCGTAGGGAAAGGAACGGTGCGAAAAGAGATCTTTTCGCAGCCGGATGTGGAATTTGAATATTCGATTTCCATGACGACCCGCGCTCCGCGTGAAGGGGAAGTAGATGGAGTCGATTATTTTTTTAAATCAAGAGCAGAGTTTGAACAGTTAATTGCTGAAGGCAAACTGCTTGAGTACGCAGAGTTTGTCGGCAATTATTATGGCACGCCGGTCGATTATGTTCGCGAAACGCTGGATGCCGGGAAAGATATATTTCTGGAGATTGAGGTGCAGGGCGCTAAGCAGGTTCGCGACAAGTTCCCGGAGGGCTTATTTATTTTCCTTGCGCCTCCAAGCCTTTCAGAGCTTCATAGCCGCATTACGAACCGCGGTACAGAGAGCGAAGAAGTTATTAAAGGAAGAATGGAGAAAGCACGCAAAGAAATACAAATGATGGAGCTTTATGATTATGTTGTTGAAAACGATGAAATTGAACATGCATGCAGCAAAATTAAAGCGATTGTAGTGGCGGAGCATTGCCGCCGTGAACGCGTGCAGCATCGTTATAATAAAATGCTGGAGAGTGAATGAGATGCTATACCCATCAATTGATAATTTATTGACTAAGATCGATTCGAAATATTCATTAGTAAGTGTTGCGGCGAAACGTGCCCGCAGCTTGCAGGAAGATCATTCAACACAAATGCTTGAATCTTACGTATCACACAAATATGTGGGAAGAGCGCTTGAGGAAATCTATGCAGATAAGTTAACGCTGAAAGAAAAAGACGATAGCGAAACATATGAGGATGAAGTCTAACAGCACAGTAAGAATAACAACCTTTTGGAAGGTTGTTATTTTTTTACACGAAAAGTTTCGAAGGCTAGAAATGGACGAAGAAACTAATCTGATTTTGGGAGGTTCGTTATGCTGCAGGGTAAAAAGATTTTGTTATGTGTCACAGGAGGAATAGCCGTTTATAAGGCGGCGGCTTTGACAAGCAAGCTCACACAGGGAGGGGCGCGGGTGAAAGTGATTATGTCCGCTTCCGCACAGCAGTTTGTCACCCCTCTCACCTTTCAAGCACTCTCCAGACATGATGTATATACCGACACTTTTGATGAAAAGCATCCGCAAGTGATCGCTCATATTGATTTGGCTGATTGGGCGGATTTGATTTTAGTGGCGCCGGCTACGGCGAATATGATTGGCAAATTAGCGAACGGGATTGCGGATGATATGATTTCGACCACTTTGCTGGCGGCTGCCGCTCCTGTTTGGATTGCTCCCGCGATGAATGTGCATATGTATGAGCATCCGGCTGTCAAACGGAATATGGCTAGGCTGGATGAGTTTGGATATCGATTTATCGAGCCGAATGAAGGCTTTTTGGCGTGCGGCTATGTAGGCAAAGGCCGGCTTGAGGAGCCGGAAACACTTGTTCATTTAATAGAGGATTTTTTTTCCGCGGCAAAAGAGCAGCCGCTAAAAAATAAAAATGTAGTAATCACAGCGGGACCGACGAGGGAAGCGATAGACCCCGTCCGTTTTTTAACCAATCATTCATCGGGTAAGATGGGGTATGCTCTTGCGGAGGCTGCCCGCGATATGGGAGCGAATGTATCTTTAATATCCGGCCCTGTCTCACTCAAAGAGCCGGCGGGAGTGGAAATTCAGCGCATTCAAAGTGCGGAAGAGATGTATCAAGCGGTTATGGAGAGGTTTTCTGACGCTGATATTGTCATTAAGGCAGCTGCGGTGGCTGATTATCGGCCCAAAACCGTTCATGGCGATAAACTGAAGAAGCAAGAGGGAGATCTTGTATTAGAAATGGAGCGGACAAAGGATATATTAAAAATATTGGGGCAGAAAAAAACGCATCAGCTGCTGATCGGTTTTGCTGCTGAGACCGATCGCATGGAAGAGTATGCGAAAGGAAAGCTGATTAGTAAAAATGCGGATATGATCGTTGCCAACAATGTGAAAACAAAGGGGGCCGGCTTTGGCGGCGAGACAAATATTATTACGATTTACAAGCGGGACGGATCTGCGAAAGAGTGCCAGTTAATGACGAAGAAAGAAGCGGCGCAGGAAATTCTGCGGGAGGCGGTGGCGGAGTTGGCGCCGGGTGAGAAGGAATGCAAGTAGCTAGTGTCATCGTTGATGTAGCTGCCAGACAGACCGACCGTCCCTTTGATTATCTCATTCCCGGACAATGGTCTGGATTAATCCACCCGGGCATGCGGGTGATCGTCCCATTTGGCCCGAGACGCGTTCAGGGATTTGTCACAGAGGTGAAGAGCAGCTCCGATGTGAAAAAATTAAAAGAGCTGATCGAACCGATGGACCTTGTTCCTGTTTTAAACGAGGAGTTATTGGCGCTGGCTGATTGGCTGACCGCCTCCGCTTTATGCTTTAAAATTTCCGCCTATCAAGCGATGCTGCCGTCCGCGATGAAAGCGAAATATGAAAAAGTATTTCGCAAGCGGAATGATAGGGAGCCGGCCGCTCAAGAGGTGGCTAAGCTTTTTGAAGGACAAGCCGAGGTCACATGGGAAACCGCAGCTGAAACAGGCTTATTGCGAGTCTTTCGCCAAGAAGTGAAGGAAGATCGAATAGAGCTCGTCTACAAGGTGAAGAGTAAAGGCGCAAAGAAAATGATGCGATTGATCAGCTGTTCGGCTTCGCAGGAGGAGATGATCAGCTATCTTCAGCGTCTTGCTCCGAATGCCCGCAAACAAAAAAAGGTGCTTGATTATTTATTAAAGACAGAGAAACTTTCGGTGCCGGCAAAAGAGATTATGGAAGCTACAGGGGCCTCCAATCAAACATTAAAGACATTGATAAACAAGGGGATACTGAGCGAGACTCATCAGGAAATGTATCGGGATCCCTACGCCCATAGGCAATTTGAAAAAACGGAGCCGCTTCCTTTAACAGAGCTGCAGCAAAAGGCTATTGCGCCTATTCTTCAATCAATCGAAGAAAAGAGGCATGACACCTTTCTCTTATATGGGGTCACGGGCAGTGGGAAAACCGAAATTTATTTGCAATCGATTCAGCGAGTTCTTGAAGAAGGCAAGGAAGCGATTGTTCTTGTCCCTGAAATTTCATTGACTCCGCAAATGGTTCACCGTTTTAAAGGGCGGTTTGGCGATGAAGTAGCTGTGCTGCACAGCGGATTATCAGCAGGGGAGAAATATGATGAGTGGCGCAAGATTCAGCGCAAAGAAGTGAAAGTTGTAGTGGGGGCGCGATCGGCTGTTTTTGCGCCATTTGAAAATTTAGGTATTATTATTATTGATGAAGAGCATGAAACAAGTTATAAGCAGGAAGAAAATCCGCGTTATCATGCGAGAGAAACGGCAATTCAGCGCGCCCGCTACTATCAGTGCCCGGTGATTTTAGGAAGCGCCACTCCTTCTCTTGAAAGCTTCGCAAGAGCGCAAAAGGGCGTCTATAAACTTTTGACACTTTCAAGGAGAATGAATGACCAGAAGCTGCCGGAAGTATCCATTGTCGATATGAGAGAGGAGCTGCGGGCGGGCAATCGCTCCATGTTTTCAAGAGCCTTGTTTGATAAACTGCAAGATAGACTCGAGAAAGGCGAGCAATCGGTGCTGTTTTTAAATAAACGCGGCCATTCCTCTTTTATTATGTGCCGTGATTGCGGCTACGTTGCCGGCTGTCCTCATTGCGATATTTCCTTGACTTATCATCGCTACAGTCACCGGATGAAGTGCCACTATTGCGGATTTGAAGAGCCCGTTCCCGTGCGGTGTCCAGAATGCGGAAGCGATTATATCCGCTATTTTGGCACGGGGACACAGAAGGTTGAGGAAGAGCTTGGCAAGCTGCTTCCGCAAGCGCGGGTGATTCGGATGGATGTCGATACAACGAGCAGAAAAGGGATGCATGAAAAGCTGCTCCAGCAATTTGGAGAAGGAAAAGCCGATATTTTATTAGGAACGCAAATGATTGCAAAAGGATTGGATTTTCCTAATATTACCTTAGTTGGTGTACTCACGGCGGATACCATGCTGCATGTTCCGGACTTTCGCTCTGCGGAGAAGACGTTCCAATTATTGACCCAAGTAAGCGGCCGGGCCGGTCGCCATCAGCTGCTCGGGGAAGTGATTATTCAAACCTATACTCCGGAGCATTACAGCATTCAGCTGGCTGGACAGCAGGATTATGATCAATTTTACCAGAGGGAAATGATGATCAGGAAACTGGGGCATTATCCGCCATTTTATTATTTGGCCCTCGTGACGGTCAGTCATTCTGATGTGATGACCGCTTCATCCGTAACGGAAAAAATTACGCAATACCTTCAATCTCATGTTTCTGAAGAAGCGATAATTCTTGGCCCTGTTGCCTCGCCTATTCCCCGGATCAATGATAGATATCGCTACCAATGTTTGATAAAATACAAACGGGAACCGAAGCTGAAAGGCTTATTAAAAACCGTCACGGAGCATTATACAAAGCAATATAAGGATAAAGATTTGCAAGTAGCAGTAGATGTGAATCCATATATGATGATGTGAAAAATTAATCCATCACGAAGCAACGGAGGAGGACTGTTTTTTGGCGAAATTACCTATTGTACATTATCCGGCGGATATTCTAGAAAAAGAATGTGCGCGTGTGAGAGATTTTAATAAAGAACTAAAACAGCTGGTAAAAGATATGTATGAAACGATGATTCAAGCGGACGGGGTTGGACTGGCGGCTCCGCAAGTCGGCGCTGATCTCCAGGTAGCGGTCGTTGAGACGGATCCTGAAGTGGGCTTTATTACGCTCATCAACCCGGTAATCGTGGAATCTAAAGGAAAACAAACGGATGTGGAGGGCTGCCTGAGCTTTCCGGGCGTATACGGTTATGTGACTCGCGCCTCCTATATTAAAGTGAAAGCGCAGGATATAAAAGGCCGTTACTTCTTATTGGAAGCCCAAGACTTTTTGGCGAGAGCGATTCAGCATGAAATCGATCATCTTCACGGGATTTTATTCACGGCAAAGGTAGAAGAGTATATAGAGGAAGAAAAGCTAGAAAAGGAGGGGGCAGAATGACGAATATTGTATTTATGGGTACGCCCGATTTTTCTGTGCCTGTGCTGCAAAGGCTCATTCAAGAAGACTACCATATTCAAGCGGTGGTGACGCAGCCGGATCGGCCGGTGGGAAGAAAGCGGGTCATGACGCCTCCGCCGGTCAAAGCCGAAGCAGAAAAACATGGAATTTTGGTCTTGCAGCCTGAAAAATTAAGAGAATCAGAGGAACTGCGGCAAATCCTCGCAATGCAGCCTGATATCATCGTAACAGCCGCTTACGGACAAATTTTGCCAAAGGAGCTGCTGGAGGCTCCCCAATACGGCTGCATTAATGTTCATGCCTCGCTATTGCCGGAACTGAGGGGAGGCGCTCCCATCCATTATGCCATTTTACAAGGGAAAGAAAAGACGGGCATTACGATCATGTATATGGCAGAAAAGTTAGATGCGGGGGATATCATTAGTCAAGCGGAGGTTATAATAGAAGAAACGGATCATGTGGGCAGCTTGCATGATAAATTAAGTCAAGCCGGTTCGCGGTTATTAGCGGAAACGCTGCCGAAAATTCTTTCAGGAGAAATTGATCCGATGAAGCAGGATGATCAGAAGGCCACCTTTGCGGCGAATATTAAAAGGGAGCAGGAAAAGATTGATTGGTCAAAAAACGGTGAAGACATATACAACCATATTCGCGGATTACACCCTTGGCCAGTTGCTTACACTGTGCTTGACGGAAAAATATTAAAAGTCTGGTGGGGGGAGAAAGTGCCAAGCAAAGCGGACGCGGAGCCGGGTACAGTTCTTGCTGTTGAAGAAGACGGATTTATTGTAAGCACAGGAAACAGTACAGCCATTAAAGTGACAGAATTGCAGCCGTCCGGGAAAAAACGAATGTCCGCTTCCCAGTATTTAAGAGGCGCCGGCTCGGACCTTGCTGCCGGCAAAAAGTTAGGAGAATAATATGAAACAACGGAAGAAACAAGTGCGTGAAATCGTGCTCGACATACTTGAAGCGGTGGATAAGAACCAGTCATACAGCAATCTTTTATTGCATTCAGCCATTGAAAAAAACAGCCTTTCCGGCCGCGATGCAGCTTTGCTGACCGAGATCACTTATGGAACGATTCAGCGCAAAATGACGCTCGATTATTATCTATCCCCGTTTTTAAAAAAGAAAGTGGAGCCATGGGTCAGACAATTGCTGCGTCTGTCCCTATATCAAATCGTTTATCTCGATAAAGTGCCTGATAGAGCTGCTATTCATGAAGCAGTGGAAATCGCCAAAGCAAGAGGCCATAAAGGCATCAGCGGGCTCGTAAATGGCGTGCTCCGTTCCGTGCAGAGAGAGGGGCTGCCGGATATCGGTCAAATCAAGGATGACGCAGAGAGAATATCCATTGCAACCAGCCACCCGCTTTGGCTCGTTAAACGCTGGATTGCTCAGTTTGGCTTGGAAAAGACGAAAGAAATGTGCGAAGTGAACTTAACAGCGCCCGTACAATCTATCCGAGTGAATACCGCCAAGGCTAGCCGTGAAGAAGTCCAGCAGAAGCTTGAGACGGAAGGGTTTGAAGTGGCGGAAAGTCCCATTATCCCAGAGGCCCTTCATATTATGAAGGGGAATATTGCCCGTTCAACCGTGTATAAAGAGGGACTGGCCACTATTCAGGATGTTAGCTCCATGCTTGTAGCTTACGCACTCGACCTTGAATCTGGACATATAGTGCTGGATTCCTGTGCCGCTCCAGGAGGAAAAACGACCCACATCGCGGAAAAATTAGAATCGAGCGGGAAAGTGGTGGCGCTGGATTTGCATGATCACAAAATAAAGCTGATCAATGATAACGCTGAGCGGCTTGGTTTAAATAATATTGAAGCGAAAGCATTGGATAGCCGTGAAGCAAGGGGATATTTCCAAGCAGAAAGCTTCGATCGGATACTGGTTGATGCTCCATGCTCAGGACTGGGAGTGCTGAGAAGAAAGCCTGATATTAAATATGCCAAACGAAAAGAGGATCTGAAATCTTTACAGAAGGTGCAATTAGAGATTTTAGCCGCAGTGGCCCCGCTATTGAAAAAGGGGGGCGTGCTTGTGTACAGTACATGCACAACCGATAGAGAAGAAAACGAGGGAACAGTCCGCGCGTTTCTCTCGCAACAGCGGGACTTTGAGCCGGCTGAATTGGAAAAGCTGCCTCCATCCATTCAAGCGTTAGCGGATGGCTTTTGGCTGCAAATACTTCCTCAGGACTTTGGCGGAGACGGATTCTTCATCAGCAAATTTAGAAAGAAGGTGCAGTAATGGAACAAACGAAAACAACAAGAGACAAAGCAACCGAACAGCCACATCTGCCTTCCATTTATTCATTGCAGCTGCAGCAATTAAAGGATTGGCTGCAAGCGCAAAACGAAAAGCCGTTTAGGGCGGAACAAATCTTTGACTGGCTTTATAAAAAGCGGGCAGCCACTTTTGAGGAGATGACCAATTTATCAAAAGCGTTAAGAGATAAGCTGGCGGCCCACTTTACCATCACTACGCTCAAAACTCTCGTTCAGCAGGAATCATCAGACGGAACGATTAAATTCTTGTTTGAACTGCATGACGGCTATTCCATTGAAACAGTATTAATGCGGCATGAATATGGAAATTCTGTCTGTGTTACAACACAAGTAGGCTGTCGCATCGGATGCACGTTCTGCGCTTCCACTTTAGGAGGGCTCAAACGGCATTTAGAAGCGGGTGAAATCGTTGCTCAGGTTGTCAAAGTGCAACAGGCGCTCGATCAGACGGAAGAAAGAGTGAGCTCTGTTGTCATAATGGGAATTGGTGAACCATTTGATAATTACGATCAAATGCTCGCTTTTTTAAAAATTATTAATCATGACAAGGCATTGAACATCGGAGCGCGCCATATCACCGTGTCGACGAGCGGAATCATTCCGAAGATTTATCAATTCGCTGATGAAAATATGCAAATCAATTTCGCCGTTTCTTTACATGCTCCCAACCAAGAGCTTCGCACGAAGTTGATGCCGATCAATAAAGCGTATAAGCTGCCTGCTCTCATGGAAGCCTGCCGTTATTATGTGGAAAAGACCGGGCGCAGAATCAGCTTCGAATACGGGCTGTTTGGCGGTGAAAACGACACGGTAGAACATGCCGAAGAATTGGCGCGGCTCATTAAAGGGTTAAAATGTCACGTCAATTTAATCCCGGTGAATTACGTTCCGGAACGTAACTACGTGCGAACGCCTAAAAAGCAAATTCATGAATTTGAAAGAGCGCTGAAGAAGCATGGAATTAATGTGACGATTCGTCGGGAACAGGGCCATGATATCGATGCGGCATGTGGACAGCTCCGCGCAAAAGAGCGGACAGAAGAAACGAGGTGAGTTCATATGAATTCTGTCTTCCGGACAGATAAAGGCCGAATTCGTACTCATAATGAAGATAATGGCGGGATTTTCTTTAACTCTTCTTCGGACTGCCTAGCTATTGTAGCTGATGGCATGGGCGGTCACAATGCGGGAGATGTTGCCAGCCAGATCACAATTGAGTCGATGAGGGTCCAATGGCAGCAGGCCAGTCCTATTGAAGATGCCAGCCATGCGGAGGAATGGTTAAAATCAACGATTAATTTGATTAACGAAAGAATTTTGATGCATTCGCGAGACAATCAAGAATGCAATGGCATGGGCACAACTTTAGTGACCGCTTTATGCACAAATCGCTTTTGTACCATTGCCAACATTGGTGACAGCCGCTGTTATTTATTTAACGAAAACGGCTTTGCACAAGTGACAGAGGATCATTCGCTTGTTAATGAATTGGTGAAGTCAGGCGAGATTACAAAGGAAGAAGCGGAGCACCATCCGCGAAAAAATGTGCTGACGAGAGCGCTTGGCACGGATGTTCATGTGACGGCAGATTACTACACGATTACATTCGAGCAAGGAAATTATCTGCTGCTTTGCTCGGATGGGTTATCGAATAAACTGGCGCGGCAAGATATGCAAGACATTCTGCAGACCGATCTTTCCATAGAGGAAAAAGCTGATTTATTTGTTCAACAGGCAAATGAGAACGGCGGGGAAGATAATATTACTCTTGTTATTCTCGAACATTCTGCTGGCCTTGAAAGCGGGTGAGAGAATTTATGTTAATAGGAAAGCGATTAAGCGGCCGGTATAAAATTATCAAAATGATCGGCGGCGGCGGAATGGCTAATGTTTACTTAGCTAAAGATGTCATTTTGGAAAGGGACGTAGCCATCAAGGTGTTGCGCTTTGAATTCGCCAATGAAGATGAGTTTATCCGCCGGTTTCAGCGGGAAGCGCAATCAGCTACCAGTCTCGTTCATCCGCATATCGTCAATATATATGATGTGGGAGAAGAAGAAGGCATCAATTATATTGTGATGGAATACGTTGATGGCATGACATTGAAGCAATATATTCATCAGCTTTCTCCAATTTCAGTGGAAAAGGCACTTGAAATTATGAAGCAGCTTGCATCCGCCATGGCGTTTGCTCATCATAATTCTATCATTCACCGTGACATCAAGCCTCATAATATTTTAGTAGACCATGATGGAAATGTGAAAATAACCGATTTTGGCATCGCGATGGCATTGAGTGCCACATCCATCACTCAAACCAACGCTGTTCTAGGCTCTGTGCACTACATTTCACCAGAGCAGGCTCGGGGCGGAATGGCAACAAAGAAGTCGGATATATATGCGCTTGGCATCGTGATGTTTGAATTGCTGACGGGGCAGCTCCCGTTTTCAGGAGAATCAGCCGTTTCCATTGCCTTAAAGCATTTGCAGACAGAAACTCCTCCAATGAAACGGTGGAATTCGTCGATTCCGCAAAGTGTGGAGAATATAGTGCTGAAGGCCACAGCCAAAGATCCGTTTCACCGCTATCAGCATCTTGATGAAATGCTTCAGGATTTATCCACTGCTTTGGATCCTGAGCGCGTCAATGAGCCGAAATTTATAGTGAATGATGATCAAGAAGAAACGAAACAATTGCCGGTTATCAAGGATAGTGCTAAGCAGATGGACGACCCCCAAACCACGATGGTTCATCCGGTTTCTGGCGTGAAACAAGACCGTAAGCCAGAGGGAGCTCCAAAGAAGAAAAAAAAGAAAAAATGGCCTATGATTATTTCAGTTATTGCTACGCTTGCCGCTTTATCGATATTAGCTGCCGTATTTATTCCAGGAGTACTGGGTCCAAAAGAGGTCAGCGTCCCGGACGTCAGCGGAAAGAAATTAGACGAAGCTGTATCGGAATTAGTGACAAAAGGTTTTGCTATTAACAAAACGTATGAGCAATTCCATGAAGATCTCCCGGAAGGCTCAGTTATTAAAACGGATCCGGAAGCCGGCAGAACAGTGAAGGAAAAGGCGAAGATCAATATTTATTTAAGCAAAGGGAAAAAAACATTTACGCTTGAAGATTATCGCGGCCAATCATTTAATGAAGTAGAAGAAGAATTGAAAAAGGCCGGATTCAAAACGATTGCAAAAGAAACCGCTTATGATGACAGTGAACCGGGAACAATTATTGAGCAAAGTCCGGATGCAGAAGAAGAAGTGATTCCGGATGAAACAGATATGGTATTGACCGTTAGCGCCGGTCCGGAGAAAATTCCGCTTATTGATTTAACGGATTATAATGAAAAATCGTTAAATGATTATGCGGAGTCTACCGGTCTGGATATTGTGATCAGCAGGGAAGAATATTCCGATACGGTCAGCAAAGGGCTTGTCATTTCCCAAACACCGGCAGCAGGAACAAAGCTCGATGCCGGAGACCGGGTGGCAGTGACGGTATCTAAAGGAGCGAAAGAAATACCGCCCAAAACCGTCACAAAAGAAATTACCATTCCTTATGAACCTGAAGTCGAAGGGGAAGTGCAGGAAGTGCAGATCTACATTGAGGATATGAATCACAGTATGACGGAGCCGTATGAAGTAACGATGATTCAAGGAGAGACGAAAAAAACATTGGAATTAATCATCGCTAAAGGAACAAAAGCCGGCTATAAAGTCATTCGTGATCAGAAGGTCATTATGGATGAAACGATTCCATACCCTGATAATAAGGAAGAATAACGAGGAGGAATGTAATGCCAGAAGGAAGAATAGTAAAGGCGTTGAGCGGATTTTATTATGTATTAGCCGGAGATCGTCTCATTCAATGCCGCGGCAGAGGGGTTTTTCGCAAACAGAAAGTCTCTCCGCTCGTCGGTGATTATGTGGAGTACCAAGCTGATAATGATCAGGAAGGATATATACTGGCTATTCATAAGCGAAAGAATGAGCTGATCCGCCCGCCTATTGCCAATGTCGATCAAGCGATTCTCGTTTTTTCAGCTGTCCGCCCCGATTTCAGTACAGCGCTGCTTGACCGGTTTTTAGTATTAATTGAATCTAAGCATATTCAACCGCTGATTTGCATCACTAAAATGGATTTGCTGTCAGAGGAACATAAACAGAATATTCTTCGTTTTGCAGATGAATACCGCTCGTTCGGCTACAAGGTTCTGTTAACATCTACAGCCGACGAATCAAGTCTTGATCCGCTGCGGCACTGCTTAGCTCATAAAGTTTCGGTGTTCGCAGGACAGTCGGGAGTAGGGAAATCCTCCTTGCTCAATGCTCTCCGTCCAGAGCTCTGCTTAAAGACAGATGAAATTTCCGATTCCCTTGGCCGCGGAAAGCATACAACCAGGCATGTGGAATTAATTAGCGCTGAAGGAGGGCTCGTTGCCGATACGCCTGGATTCAGTTCCTTGGATTTAACAGATATTGAAGGGAACGATCTTCCTTTCTTCTTTCCGGAGATGGTCAGAGTGAGCGGGCAATGTAAGTTTAGAGGCTGTCTGCATGTAAATGAACCGAAATGCGCAGTCAAGGCTGCGGTGGAACATGAAGAACTGCCTTTGTACCGCTATCAGCATTATTTGCAATTTATGGAAGAAATTAAAGAGAGAAAGCCGAGGTATTAGAAATGGTCAAAATTGCACCGTCTATTTTATCTGCTGATTTCTCCCGGCTGGGAGAGGAAATTAAAGAGGTTGAAGCGGGTGGAGCTGATATCATTCACGTTGATGTTATGGATGGACATTTTGTTCCGAATATCACGATTGGACCGCTTATTGTGGAAGCGATCCGTCCGATTACGAAGCTCCCGCTTGATGTGCATTTAATGATTGAAAATCCCGATAAATATATTGAGGCTTTTGCTAAAGCGGGGGCGGATTATATCACCGTTCATACAGAAGCTTGTCCGCATCTCCACAGAACGGTTCAATTGATTCGCTCTTATGGGGTGAAACCGGGGGTAGTGGTCAATCCTGCAACCCCTGCCGCTGTGCTTGACTATATAATAGAAGATATTGATATGGTTCTTCTAATGACGGTCAATCCAGGCTTTGGCGGCCAGTCATTTATTCACTCCGTCGTGCCAAAAATCCGACAGGTGAAGGAAATAATTGACGCGAAGGGACTGGATGTAGCCATCGAGATTGACGGAGGAGTCAATGCAGAAACGGCGAAAGCTTGCGCACAGGCTGGCGCTGATATTTTAGTGGCAGGCTCTGCTATTTATAATAAAGACGATCGCAAGCAGGCAATTGCAGAAATTAGAGCTTCTGCAAGCCTTGTTTAACGGTTGAAATTGTGTAAATGGAGCTGCCTGCGGGCGCTCTATTTATTTTCTGTAAAGGGAGGAGAAAGATGAGAATAGCGATTGTCGGCGGCGGCCCCGAATCAGAACTGGCCGACTTGAATACATATCATAATGAAGACGTGTGCTGGGTGGGGGTAGACCGAGGAAATCTTTATTTGCTGGAGAGAGGGATTGTGCCGCAAGCGGCTATAGGGGACTTTGACTCCATCACAGATGCTGAGTGGATACGAATCAAGACAATACTCAAAGCCGATCAGA from Bacillus xiapuensis encodes:
- the rsmB gene encoding 16S rRNA (cytosine(967)-C(5))-methyltransferase RsmB; this encodes MKQRKKQVREIVLDILEAVDKNQSYSNLLLHSAIEKNSLSGRDAALLTEITYGTIQRKMTLDYYLSPFLKKKVEPWVRQLLRLSLYQIVYLDKVPDRAAIHEAVEIAKARGHKGISGLVNGVLRSVQREGLPDIGQIKDDAERISIATSHPLWLVKRWIAQFGLEKTKEMCEVNLTAPVQSIRVNTAKASREEVQQKLETEGFEVAESPIIPEALHIMKGNIARSTVYKEGLATIQDVSSMLVAYALDLESGHIVLDSCAAPGGKTTHIAEKLESSGKVVALDLHDHKIKLINDNAERLGLNNIEAKALDSREARGYFQAESFDRILVDAPCSGLGVLRRKPDIKYAKRKEDLKSLQKVQLEILAAVAPLLKKGGVLVYSTCTTDREENEGTVRAFLSQQRDFEPAELEKLPPSIQALADGFWLQILPQDFGGDGFFISKFRKKVQ
- the rlmN gene encoding 23S rRNA (adenine(2503)-C(2))-methyltransferase RlmN, producing the protein MEQTKTTRDKATEQPHLPSIYSLQLQQLKDWLQAQNEKPFRAEQIFDWLYKKRAATFEEMTNLSKALRDKLAAHFTITTLKTLVQQESSDGTIKFLFELHDGYSIETVLMRHEYGNSVCVTTQVGCRIGCTFCASTLGGLKRHLEAGEIVAQVVKVQQALDQTEERVSSVVIMGIGEPFDNYDQMLAFLKIINHDKALNIGARHITVSTSGIIPKIYQFADENMQINFAVSLHAPNQELRTKLMPINKAYKLPALMEACRYYVEKTGRRISFEYGLFGGENDTVEHAEELARLIKGLKCHVNLIPVNYVPERNYVRTPKKQIHEFERALKKHGINVTIRREQGHDIDAACGQLRAKERTEETR
- a CDS encoding Stp1/IreP family PP2C-type Ser/Thr phosphatase, with the translated sequence MNSVFRTDKGRIRTHNEDNGGIFFNSSSDCLAIVADGMGGHNAGDVASQITIESMRVQWQQASPIEDASHAEEWLKSTINLINERILMHSRDNQECNGMGTTLVTALCTNRFCTIANIGDSRCYLFNENGFAQVTEDHSLVNELVKSGEITKEEAEHHPRKNVLTRALGTDVHVTADYYTITFEQGNYLLLCSDGLSNKLARQDMQDILQTDLSIEEKADLFVQQANENGGEDNITLVILEHSAGLESG
- the pknB gene encoding Stk1 family PASTA domain-containing Ser/Thr kinase, translating into MLIGKRLSGRYKIIKMIGGGGMANVYLAKDVILERDVAIKVLRFEFANEDEFIRRFQREAQSATSLVHPHIVNIYDVGEEEGINYIVMEYVDGMTLKQYIHQLSPISVEKALEIMKQLASAMAFAHHNSIIHRDIKPHNILVDHDGNVKITDFGIAMALSATSITQTNAVLGSVHYISPEQARGGMATKKSDIYALGIVMFELLTGQLPFSGESAVSIALKHLQTETPPMKRWNSSIPQSVENIVLKATAKDPFHRYQHLDEMLQDLSTALDPERVNEPKFIVNDDQEETKQLPVIKDSAKQMDDPQTTMVHPVSGVKQDRKPEGAPKKKKKKKWPMIISVIATLAALSILAAVFIPGVLGPKEVSVPDVSGKKLDEAVSELVTKGFAINKTYEQFHEDLPEGSVIKTDPEAGRTVKEKAKINIYLSKGKKTFTLEDYRGQSFNEVEEELKKAGFKTIAKETAYDDSEPGTIIEQSPDAEEEVIPDETDMVLTVSAGPEKIPLIDLTDYNEKSLNDYAESTGLDIVISREEYSDTVSKGLVISQTPAAGTKLDAGDRVAVTVSKGAKEIPPKTVTKEITIPYEPEVEGEVQEVQIYIEDMNHSMTEPYEVTMIQGETKKTLELIIAKGTKAGYKVIRDQKVIMDETIPYPDNKEE
- the rsgA gene encoding ribosome small subunit-dependent GTPase A, giving the protein MPEGRIVKALSGFYYVLAGDRLIQCRGRGVFRKQKVSPLVGDYVEYQADNDQEGYILAIHKRKNELIRPPIANVDQAILVFSAVRPDFSTALLDRFLVLIESKHIQPLICITKMDLLSEEHKQNILRFADEYRSFGYKVLLTSTADESSLDPLRHCLAHKVSVFAGQSGVGKSSLLNALRPELCLKTDEISDSLGRGKHTTRHVELISAEGGLVADTPGFSSLDLTDIEGNDLPFFFPEMVRVSGQCKFRGCLHVNEPKCAVKAAVEHEELPLYRYQHYLQFMEEIKERKPRY
- the rpe gene encoding ribulose-phosphate 3-epimerase; protein product: MVKIAPSILSADFSRLGEEIKEVEAGGADIIHVDVMDGHFVPNITIGPLIVEAIRPITKLPLDVHLMIENPDKYIEAFAKAGADYITVHTEACPHLHRTVQLIRSYGVKPGVVVNPATPAAVLDYIIEDIDMVLLMTVNPGFGGQSFIHSVVPKIRQVKEIIDAKGLDVAIEIDGGVNAETAKACAQAGADILVAGSAIYNKDDRKQAIAEIRASASLV